One Glycine max cultivar Williams 82 chromosome 6, Glycine_max_v4.0, whole genome shotgun sequence DNA segment encodes these proteins:
- the LOC113001911 gene encoding probable magnesium transporter NIPA3 codes for MVYIGVCSLVGSITVMSVKALGIVIKLTLSGMNQLIYPQTWAFTLVVIVCVLTQMNYLNKALDTFNTAVVSPIYYVMFTTFTIVASVIMFKVSFVT; via the exons ATGGTTTATATCGGTGTTTGTTCCCTTGTAGGTTCTATAACG GTTATGAGTGTTAAGGCTCTTGGAATTGTCATAAAGTTAACACTGTCTGGGATGAATCAGCTAATTTACCCTCAAACTTGGGCATTCACTCTAGTTGTAATTGTTTGTGTTCTTACCcaaatgaattatttaaataag GCACTGGATACTTTTAATACGGCAGTGGTATCTCCCATATATTATGTTATGTTCACAACATTTACCATTGTGGCAAGTGTTATTATGTTTAAGGTAAGTTTTGTTACCTAA